The Niastella koreensis GR20-10 genome includes a window with the following:
- a CDS encoding glycoside hydrolase family 28 protein, translated as MNRIALLAIATSITLYTQAQTYSWNNLPKVTLPTFKKDTLSITQFGAKSDGLTLNTEAINKTIEACSKQGGGVVLIPQGIWLTGPIVLKSNVNLYVSRAALIQFTADKTQYPLIETYFEGKKAVRNQAPISGTDLENVAITGDGVIDGNGDIWRMVKKDKVTEGEWKKLTASGGVVTADGRSWYPSEAYMKAETEKGPKTDYAAIKDYLRPNMVVLRNCRKVLLQNTTFQNSPCWNLHMLYCEQLTLDGVRVRNLPSAQNGDGMDIESCSYVEVKNSTLDCGDDGICIKSGKDEEGRKAGKASQYIYIHDNVVYKAHGGFVIGSEMSGGAHDIFVTNCSFIGTDVGLRFKTQRGRGGVVENIYIKNISMRDIVNDAISFDMYYFGKPVSLGAGKIEIPPVDEGTPQFRKFYISNIVCDGASRAMIIRGLPEMSIKDISISDVTIKSRRGVDLIEASGVSLSNVALQCTETSPLINIENSQGLSFAKVRALTVPTQFYSVNGERSKEIKVDSVGEGGVQFGYGASKNALKSGK; from the coding sequence ATGAACCGGATAGCATTACTGGCGATTGCCACCAGCATCACCCTTTATACCCAGGCCCAGACATATTCCTGGAATAACTTACCCAAGGTTACTCTTCCCACATTTAAAAAAGATACGCTGAGCATCACGCAATTTGGCGCTAAAAGCGATGGGCTTACCCTGAACACGGAAGCCATCAATAAAACCATCGAGGCCTGCAGCAAACAAGGCGGCGGGGTGGTACTTATACCGCAGGGTATTTGGTTGACCGGTCCCATTGTACTTAAAAGCAACGTGAACCTGTATGTAAGCCGGGCAGCCTTAATACAATTCACTGCAGATAAAACGCAATACCCGTTGATAGAAACTTATTTTGAAGGCAAGAAAGCGGTGCGCAACCAGGCGCCCATTTCCGGTACCGACCTGGAGAATGTAGCTATCACCGGCGATGGCGTTATTGACGGAAATGGCGATATATGGCGGATGGTGAAGAAGGATAAGGTGACCGAGGGAGAATGGAAGAAACTGACAGCCTCCGGAGGCGTTGTAACCGCCGATGGACGCAGCTGGTATCCTTCAGAAGCTTATATGAAGGCCGAGACAGAGAAAGGCCCCAAAACCGACTACGCGGCTATAAAGGATTACCTGCGCCCCAATATGGTGGTGCTGCGCAACTGCAGGAAGGTATTATTACAAAATACCACTTTTCAAAACTCTCCATGCTGGAATCTGCATATGTTGTATTGTGAGCAACTGACCCTTGATGGTGTTCGCGTTCGCAACCTGCCCAGCGCTCAAAACGGCGATGGTATGGATATAGAATCCTGTTCGTATGTAGAGGTAAAGAACAGCACACTGGATTGTGGCGATGATGGAATTTGTATTAAGTCAGGCAAAGATGAAGAAGGCCGCAAGGCGGGCAAGGCTTCTCAATACATTTATATACACGATAACGTTGTTTACAAGGCACATGGCGGTTTTGTGATCGGCAGTGAAATGAGCGGCGGCGCGCATGATATTTTTGTTACCAACTGTAGCTTCATAGGAACAGATGTAGGCTTACGCTTCAAAACCCAACGCGGTCGCGGTGGCGTGGTGGAAAACATTTACATCAAGAACATCAGCATGCGCGACATTGTAAATGATGCTATTTCGTTTGATATGTACTACTTCGGCAAACCTGTGAGCCTGGGGGCTGGTAAGATTGAAATCCCACCAGTGGATGAGGGTACGCCGCAGTTCCGCAAGTTCTACATCAGCAATATTGTTTGCGATGGTGCATCGCGGGCGATGATCATTCGTGGGCTGCCTGAGATGAGTATTAAGGATATTTCGATTTCTGATGTGACAATTAAAAGTCGGCGAGGTGTGGATTTGATCGAGGCTAGTGGGGTGTCGCTTTCTAATGTGGCTTTGCAGTGTACAGAGACTTCGCCGTTGATTAATATTGAGAATAGTCAGGGGTTGTCGTTTGCGAAGGTGCGGGCTTTGACAGTGCCTACGCAGTTTTACAGTGTGAATGGGGAGCGGAGTAAGGAGATTAAGGTGGATTCGGTGGGGGAAGGTGGGGTGCAGTTTGGGTATGGGGCTTCTAAGAATGCACTTAAATCCGGCAAATAG
- a CDS encoding 3' terminal RNA ribose 2'-O-methyltransferase Hen1 has product MLLTITSTHQPASDLSYLLHKHPDKVHEIEISSGVAHVFYPEVSETRCTACLLLDIDPVALVRRSSGPRGNDFALEQYVNDRPYVASSFMSAAIVKAFSTAMNGRCKDKPELVTIPMPLEVELAAIPVRGGEAVVKELFEPLGYTIHLQRHPVDPKFPEWGESRYFTLRLTNTVTVQQLLSHLYILIPVCDNDKHYWIGQHEIEKLLEKGKDWLPAHPAREFITMRYLKHQRSLATQALEILLKDEVSEDNEEEKEMEPEQKIKVHDLRLQAVRDELVKANAKTVVDLGCGEGKLLRLLLAENQFERILGMDVSYRSLEIAKDKLKLDKLAPKQRERIELIQGSLMYRDHRIGGFDAAALVEVIEHLDEARLATLEKIIFKYAKPVDVVITTPNAEYNRRFPNFEQGQMRHSDHRFEWTRAEFQQWGNRLAEQYNYSVVYKPVGEEDPEVGALTQMAIFTIRS; this is encoded by the coding sequence ATGTTATTGACCATTACATCCACTCACCAGCCGGCCTCCGATCTGAGTTACCTGCTGCACAAGCACCCTGATAAAGTTCATGAAATTGAAATTTCAAGCGGGGTTGCCCACGTATTTTATCCCGAAGTTTCAGAAACCCGTTGTACGGCTTGTTTGTTACTCGATATTGATCCGGTTGCACTCGTGCGCCGCAGCAGCGGTCCGCGCGGCAATGATTTTGCGCTGGAACAATACGTGAACGACCGGCCCTATGTGGCCAGCTCGTTCATGAGCGCTGCCATTGTAAAAGCATTCTCTACGGCCATGAACGGGCGTTGTAAAGACAAACCTGAGCTGGTGACGATTCCCATGCCCCTGGAAGTTGAACTGGCTGCCATCCCGGTACGCGGTGGCGAAGCCGTGGTGAAGGAATTATTTGAACCATTGGGCTATACCATTCACCTGCAGCGGCATCCGGTTGATCCGAAATTTCCCGAATGGGGCGAAAGCCGGTATTTTACGCTCCGCTTAACCAATACAGTAACGGTTCAACAGCTATTATCACACCTGTATATCCTGATCCCGGTTTGCGATAACGACAAACATTACTGGATCGGCCAGCATGAAATAGAAAAGCTGCTGGAAAAAGGGAAAGATTGGCTGCCTGCGCATCCCGCCCGGGAATTCATTACCATGCGGTATTTAAAACACCAGCGCAGCCTGGCGACCCAGGCGTTGGAAATATTGTTAAAAGACGAAGTGAGCGAAGACAACGAGGAAGAAAAAGAAATGGAACCGGAGCAAAAGATAAAAGTGCATGACCTGCGGTTGCAGGCTGTACGGGATGAACTGGTAAAAGCCAATGCTAAAACGGTGGTTGACCTGGGTTGTGGCGAGGGAAAATTGTTGCGGTTACTGCTGGCAGAAAACCAGTTTGAACGCATCCTGGGAATGGATGTAAGTTATCGCTCGCTCGAAATTGCAAAAGATAAATTAAAGCTCGATAAACTGGCGCCCAAACAACGGGAACGGATCGAGCTGATCCAGGGTTCCCTCATGTACCGCGATCATCGCATCGGGGGTTTTGATGCGGCGGCGCTGGTGGAGGTGATCGAACACCTGGATGAAGCGCGGCTGGCTACTTTGGAAAAGATCATCTTCAAGTACGCCAAACCGGTGGATGTGGTGATCACCACACCGAATGCCGAGTACAACCGGCGGTTTCCCAATTTTGAGCAGGGCCAAATGCGGCATAGCGATCACCGGTTTGAATGGACGAGGGCCGAATTTCAACAATGGGGCAATCGCCTGGCAGAACAATACAACTACAGTGTGGTTTATAAACCGGTAGGAGAGGAAGATCCTGAAGTGGGCGCCCTGACGCAAATGGCAATTTTTACTATAAGATCCTGA
- a CDS encoding polynucleotide kinase-phosphatase has protein sequence MANNRNIHIPELSLVVLIGASSSGKSTFARKHFKPTEIISSDQCRALVSDNENSQEASTDAFDVARFITAKRLKAGLLTVIDATNVQESARKDWVRLAREYHVLPVAIVINMPEKLCVQRNETRQDRDFGKHVIPQQISQLRRSLRHLKLEGFRNIVELRTPEEVNAIDTIIRDPLYNNKKQEHGPFDLIGDVHGCYDELVELIHKLGYKNTDGIYQHPRDRKLVFVGDLVDRGPKTPAVLDLVMTNVKAGTAFCVPGNHDAKLLKWLKGKDVTIAHGLQESIDQLNRETPAFREEVKQFLDGLVSHYVFDGGNLVVAHAGLREEMHGRGSGAVREFCMYGETTGEIDEFGLPVRYNWAAEYKGKAMVVYGHTPVPEPQWLNRTIDIDTGCVFGGRLTALRYPEKELESVPALREYAVSKRPLQKKEGQLSLQHQHDDVLDIADVTGKHIIETTYGHNITIKEENAITALEVMSRFAINPKWLIYLPPTMSPSETSKLDGYLEYPAEAFEYYRSTGVERVVCEEKHMGSRAVVIVGRDENAIKQTFGIENEGIGAVYTRTGRHYFNDKKTEQDFLLLVNDALEKSGFYDRFQTSWVCLDTELMPWSAKAQSLLETQYGSVGAAATQGLHSAVAALQQAAAHNEAVVSLLQEYKLKQQQTAQFIDAYRRYCWPVHCLSDYKLAPFHILATEGKAWVDQSHEWHMENIQLICEEDPSVLLSTSYKIVELNDEASVQDATNWWLSLTAKGGEGMVVKPFQYIHTNKKGLVQPAIKIRGQEYLRIIYGPEYTTPENLNRLKARGLNAKRSLALREFALGVEGLERFIKKEPLRRVHECVFGVLALESEPVDPRL, from the coding sequence ATGGCAAATAATAGGAACATACATATACCTGAATTATCATTGGTGGTGTTGATAGGAGCCTCTAGCTCCGGTAAATCAACCTTTGCCCGCAAGCATTTTAAACCAACGGAGATCATTTCTTCCGATCAATGCCGCGCGCTGGTTAGTGATAATGAGAACAGCCAGGAAGCCTCTACAGACGCTTTTGACGTGGCGCGTTTTATTACGGCCAAACGCCTGAAGGCCGGCTTATTGACGGTCATAGACGCTACCAATGTACAGGAAAGTGCCCGGAAAGACTGGGTACGGCTGGCGCGGGAATACCATGTGTTGCCCGTGGCTATTGTTATAAATATGCCCGAGAAGTTGTGTGTGCAGCGTAATGAAACCCGGCAAGACCGGGATTTTGGCAAACACGTAATTCCACAACAGATCAGTCAGCTAAGAAGAAGTTTGCGGCACCTGAAGCTGGAGGGCTTTAGAAATATTGTTGAGTTGCGTACTCCCGAAGAGGTGAACGCAATTGATACTATTATTCGCGACCCCTTGTACAACAATAAAAAGCAGGAACACGGTCCGTTTGATCTAATTGGTGATGTACATGGCTGTTATGATGAACTGGTAGAACTGATACATAAACTCGGTTATAAAAACACAGACGGTATTTACCAACACCCTCGTGATCGCAAGCTGGTTTTTGTGGGCGACCTGGTTGACCGCGGTCCTAAAACCCCGGCGGTGTTAGACCTGGTGATGACCAATGTAAAAGCGGGTACTGCCTTTTGCGTACCAGGCAATCACGATGCCAAATTGCTGAAGTGGCTGAAAGGAAAAGACGTGACCATTGCGCATGGGTTGCAGGAATCCATCGATCAGTTAAACCGGGAAACACCGGCCTTTCGTGAAGAAGTAAAACAATTCCTGGATGGCCTGGTAAGCCATTATGTTTTTGATGGCGGCAACCTGGTAGTGGCGCATGCCGGTTTACGGGAAGAAATGCATGGACGTGGTTCCGGCGCCGTGCGGGAATTTTGTATGTATGGCGAAACCACCGGTGAAATTGATGAGTTTGGCTTACCCGTTCGTTATAACTGGGCAGCCGAATACAAGGGAAAAGCGATGGTGGTATATGGTCATACCCCGGTGCCTGAACCACAATGGCTGAATAGAACGATTGATATAGATACCGGTTGCGTTTTTGGCGGCAGGCTTACAGCTTTACGCTATCCTGAAAAAGAATTGGAGAGCGTACCTGCTTTGCGGGAGTACGCCGTTTCAAAACGTCCGTTGCAGAAAAAAGAAGGCCAGTTGTCACTGCAACATCAGCACGACGATGTGCTGGACATTGCCGATGTAACAGGCAAGCATATAATAGAAACAACCTATGGCCATAACATTACCATCAAGGAAGAGAATGCCATCACCGCCCTGGAGGTAATGAGCCGGTTTGCCATCAACCCCAAATGGTTGATTTACCTGCCGCCAACAATGAGCCCTTCTGAGACAAGTAAACTCGATGGCTACCTGGAATACCCGGCAGAGGCATTTGAATATTACCGCAGTACAGGCGTGGAGAGAGTGGTTTGTGAAGAAAAACACATGGGTTCACGCGCCGTAGTAATTGTGGGGCGCGATGAAAACGCCATTAAGCAAACTTTTGGAATAGAAAATGAAGGCATAGGCGCCGTGTATACCCGTACTGGCCGGCATTATTTTAACGATAAGAAAACCGAACAGGATTTTCTGTTGTTGGTAAATGATGCGTTGGAGAAATCGGGTTTTTATGACCGGTTTCAAACCAGTTGGGTTTGCCTGGATACCGAACTGATGCCCTGGAGCGCCAAGGCCCAAAGTTTGCTTGAAACACAATATGGTTCAGTAGGAGCAGCGGCTACTCAAGGGTTACACAGTGCGGTAGCGGCCTTACAGCAAGCCGCTGCGCACAACGAAGCGGTGGTCTCCCTGTTGCAGGAATACAAATTGAAACAACAGCAAACGGCTCAGTTTATTGACGCTTATCGCCGGTATTGCTGGCCGGTGCACTGCCTCTCCGACTATAAGCTGGCGCCATTTCATATTCTGGCCACCGAAGGAAAGGCATGGGTAGATCAGTCGCACGAATGGCATATGGAAAACATTCAGCTGATCTGCGAAGAAGACCCCTCCGTATTGCTGTCAACGTCTTATAAGATCGTTGAGCTGAATGACGAGGCCAGTGTTCAGGACGCCACCAACTGGTGGTTGTCGTTAACGGCAAAAGGCGGCGAAGGGATGGTGGTGAAACCTTTTCAGTATATTCATACCAACAAGAAAGGACTGGTACAACCAGCGATCAAGATCCGGGGACAGGAATACCTGCGCATAATATATGGACCAGAGTATACCACACCCGAAAATTTGAACCGGTTAAAAGCGAGAGGCTTGAACGCCAAACGGTCGCTGGCCTTACGGGAATTTGCACTGGGCGTGGAAGGGCTGGAAAGATTTATAAAAAAGGAGCCGTTGCGCCGGGTCCATGAGTGCGTTTTTGGCGTATTGGCATTGGAAAGCGAACCGGTTGATCCACGGTTGTAG
- a CDS encoding MBL fold metallo-hydrolase, translated as MKFLHPAIKEGKKFLNPVPTNIETDTSWWAVLWKYITNKAETTPKCKLGPFTTDVSKYQQPPASGLRITWVGHSSILIEVDGLRLLTDPVWSTRASFSQSFGPKRFFAAPLPLQALPPLDAIIISHDHYDHLDKHVIPFFANSNVPFYCSIGVGPYLKEWGIQPERIREMNWMDSHQITATCKLTALPARHFSGRSLTNRFETLWSSFIIKTADYNIYHGADSGWYDGFYEIGEAYGPFDLTMLEIGAYNQSWADIHMGPDNAAKAHQALKGKLMMPIHWGTFNLALHPWYEPVERIQKLAAEQHIQLFLPKPGEPTEVTGAAYNSHWWE; from the coding sequence ATGAAATTTTTACATCCGGCTATAAAGGAAGGCAAGAAATTTTTGAACCCGGTACCTACAAATATCGAAACTGATACAAGTTGGTGGGCTGTGTTGTGGAAGTACATCACCAATAAAGCGGAAACAACGCCTAAATGCAAATTGGGCCCGTTTACTACGGATGTCTCGAAGTATCAGCAACCGCCGGCATCGGGTCTTCGCATTACCTGGGTGGGGCATTCCAGTATCCTGATAGAAGTGGATGGGCTTCGTTTGCTCACCGATCCGGTTTGGAGTACAAGGGCATCGTTTTCGCAGTCTTTTGGGCCAAAGCGTTTTTTCGCCGCGCCCTTGCCATTGCAAGCCCTGCCGCCACTGGATGCTATTATTATCTCGCACGATCATTACGATCACCTCGATAAACACGTGATCCCATTTTTCGCCAATTCCAATGTGCCGTTCTATTGTTCAATAGGTGTTGGCCCTTATTTGAAAGAATGGGGCATACAACCCGAACGGATCCGTGAAATGAACTGGATGGATTCGCATCAGATCACTGCTACCTGTAAACTCACGGCGCTGCCTGCGCGGCATTTTTCAGGCCGCAGTCTTACCAACCGGTTTGAAACCCTGTGGTCGTCGTTTATTATAAAAACAGCTGATTACAATATTTACCATGGCGCCGACTCGGGCTGGTACGATGGCTTTTATGAAATAGGCGAAGCCTATGGTCCTTTTGATTTAACCATGCTGGAAATAGGCGCCTACAACCAAAGCTGGGCCGATATTCACATGGGACCCGATAACGCTGCTAAAGCCCATCAGGCATTAAAAGGAAAACTGATGATGCCCATCCACTGGGGTACCTTTAACCTGGCGCTGCACCCCTGGTACGAACCCGTTGAACGGATCCAGAAACTGGCGGCAGAACAACATATTCAATTATTTCTGCCCAAACCCGGCGAGCCAACCGAAGTAACCGGGGCCGCGTATAATTCACATTGGTGGGAGTAA
- a CDS encoding serine hydrolase domain-containing protein, with protein MKRTILAILPVLLIISAFQLSTTHNAKTAPIVTPDVKSRIDATLKRFIDSGKTAGVSALIFERGKEVYFNSFGYADREAKLPMDRNTLVRIFSMTKPVTGVALMTLYEKGAFQLDEPLSKYCPEFTDMKVYEGVDASGNLILVPAKRPITIRDITRHTAGFAGTDIPALAELVKKANYMAPTNTLSEMAKKLASLPLQFHPGDQWAYGPSVDVQAYLVEKLSGKPFDQYVKETILDPLKMTNTRYVIPESDRNRFAALYNRSDDGVLTRVPDEQANSFNTKDWALKPGGFGLTSTLDDYMKFTQMLVNKGQLGKVRILKPETVKLMSTSQLSDTITKRMWLPSKGRVGFGIDFAVRTQPPANKDENNGVVGEFFWDGAASTVFWVDPANNLTAVLFTQLVPFDKVKLHKSFRDAVYGEFDGAGK; from the coding sequence ATGAAAAGAACGATCCTCGCCATCCTGCCTGTCCTGCTTATTATAAGCGCCTTTCAATTATCAACCACTCATAATGCTAAAACGGCGCCCATCGTTACACCGGATGTAAAAAGCCGCATTGACGCTACCTTAAAAAGATTCATCGACTCCGGCAAAACTGCCGGGGTTTCCGCCCTCATTTTTGAAAGGGGAAAAGAAGTATATTTCAACTCCTTTGGGTATGCCGACCGGGAAGCAAAGCTGCCCATGGACCGCAACACCCTCGTGCGTATTTTCTCCATGACAAAACCGGTGACGGGTGTGGCGTTGATGACGTTATATGAAAAAGGCGCGTTTCAACTGGATGAACCGCTTTCAAAATATTGCCCGGAGTTTACCGATATGAAAGTATACGAGGGTGTTGATGCCAGTGGCAACCTGATACTGGTACCTGCCAAACGCCCCATCACTATTCGCGATATTACCCGCCACACAGCAGGTTTTGCCGGTACCGACATTCCCGCCCTGGCCGAGCTGGTGAAAAAAGCCAATTATATGGCGCCCACCAATACGTTGAGTGAGATGGCTAAAAAGCTGGCAAGTCTGCCCCTGCAGTTTCATCCCGGCGATCAGTGGGCATATGGTCCTTCGGTGGATGTACAGGCTTACCTGGTTGAAAAGTTATCGGGCAAACCCTTTGATCAATATGTGAAGGAAACTATTTTAGACCCGCTGAAAATGACGAACACCCGGTATGTGATACCCGAAAGCGATCGCAACCGTTTTGCCGCCTTGTATAACAGAAGTGATGATGGCGTATTGACCCGGGTTCCCGATGAGCAGGCCAATTCCTTCAATACAAAAGACTGGGCATTGAAACCGGGTGGCTTTGGATTGACTTCTACCCTTGATGATTATATGAAATTCACGCAAATGCTGGTGAATAAAGGGCAACTTGGCAAAGTGCGCATCCTGAAGCCTGAAACAGTTAAGCTCATGTCGACCAGTCAATTAAGTGATACTATTACAAAACGTATGTGGCTGCCCAGCAAGGGACGCGTTGGTTTTGGAATTGACTTCGCGGTGCGTACTCAACCACCTGCCAATAAAGACGAAAATAACGGGGTAGTGGGTGAGTTTTTCTGGGATGGAGCGGCTAGTACAGTATTCTGGGTTGATCCTGCTAATAACCTCACGGCTGTTTTATTTACCCAGTTGGTTCCCTTCGATAAAGTGAAGCTGCATAAGAGTTTCAGGGATGCGGTGTATGGGGAGTTTGATGGTGCGGGGAAATAA